A portion of the Pedobacter cryoconitis genome contains these proteins:
- a CDS encoding GNAT family N-acetyltransferase, whose amino-acid sequence METQFEITTSTVAETEQIIDLILTIQQQEFNIPITAADQPDLSEIDQFYKVPGGEFWIAKDQDQVIGSIALINIGDGIGVIRKMFVHKHYRGKEKGIAQKLLHTLIDYASTKGINAIYLGTVEKLQAAIRFYERNGFIPIEKANLPASMPLMKLDTHFFVLHLNDGK is encoded by the coding sequence ATGGAAACACAATTTGAAATTACCACATCAACAGTTGCAGAAACTGAACAAATCATTGATTTAATACTTACAATTCAACAACAAGAGTTTAATATTCCGATTACTGCTGCAGATCAGCCTGACCTGAGTGAGATAGATCAGTTTTACAAAGTACCCGGGGGAGAATTCTGGATTGCGAAAGATCAGGATCAGGTTATCGGCTCTATTGCCTTAATTAATATAGGAGATGGGATCGGAGTTATCCGTAAAATGTTCGTTCATAAACATTACAGAGGTAAAGAGAAAGGGATTGCACAAAAACTACTGCATACGCTGATTGATTATGCCAGTACCAAAGGAATCAATGCAATTTATTTGGGAACTGTCGAGAAATTACAGGCAGCAATTCGTTTTTATGAGCGTAATGGCTTTATTCCGATTGAAAAAGCGAACTTACCAGCGAGTATGCCGCTAATGAAACTGGATACCCATTTTTTTGTTTTACACCTGAATGATGGCAAATAA